Part of the Sorghum bicolor cultivar BTx623 chromosome 1, Sorghum_bicolor_NCBIv3, whole genome shotgun sequence genome, TTGACGACGAAGAGGAGCTGGGGTTTTGCGCCGCGCACCGCCTTCCTCTCCCAACCCAGCgcccaacgccgccgccgccgccggggaaAATCAGACAGAGGAGTAGACGTAAGACGTTAGACGAAGAAGGGCTTCTCTGCTCCCGGCTTTTCACACGGCCCACCAGCCAGCAAAGCCCGCCTGAGGCCCAGCCCAGTACGGTCCAAAGCCCATTCCACTCGACCCCACAGGCCACATCGATCggcccacaagccacagctctcgaccgccgccgccagccGCCCCTCCtccccagccgccgccgctccgcctgcCCGCGACACCTCCCCAGAGGAATGCCCGGCGGCCGAAAGCGTCCGGCCCCGTTCGCCGGCTTCTCCCCCTTTGCTCGCTCCCTCATCTTCTCCGCCAGCACCTCAAGCTGTCCAAAAGCGCTCCCCCTTCCCGACGCTTCCACCTCCGACGCCGACGCTGAAACCCCTCGCCAAGGTATGCTGACGTCCCGGACCGATTTACCCCTAGCCCGTTGCTCGATTCATGCCACTCAACGCACGCCTCGCTTGCTCGCCAGACAACATGCCGCGGCCGCCGTCCAAGCGCGCGAAGCTGACCGAGCCCTCcagcgacgaggtggaggacCGCGGCAGCAGCGGAAgcgaagaggaaagcttcaGCACCAGCGGCAGCGACGACGGCGAGGATTCGTCGGAGGAGGTGACCGCCTACCTGGAACTTGTAGCTCTCCTCTTACCTGGAATCCTTtgtttccccccccccccccccccccccccccttcctAAATTGGATGCGAGGCCTGGCACTTGCAGCTTGAGACGGTGCAAGCGGACTTCGCCTTCTTCGACCCCAAGCCGAGCGACTTTCATGGCGTCAGGCTGCTGCTCAAGACGTACCTCGACTCCAAGCCCTGGGACCTCACCGGCTTCGTTGACCTTATCCTGGCACAGACGACAGTAGGCACGGTCGTCAAGTTggctgatgacgacgacgaggaaggGGAAGGAAACGGTGCTGAGAAGGCCAATTCCAGTAACAACACTGACGATGATGATCTGTTTGGTCTCATTAGTGTGCTCAATTTGGGACGACACGCTGTATGTTTCGCGCATCCAGGCTCCATTTATGATCAAGATGTTCGATTTTCATCtgttgatgctcatgttatctcTCTTTGTTGCTGATGATTTTCGCAGGAGCAAAAATGCATTAAGGACCTTAAGGAGTATCTGCTTGCTGTCTGTGCCGACAAGGGTACTAAGAAGCAGCTCAGGTCTCTGCTCGAAGATAAAGCATCAAGTGTGGGCCTTCTGGTGTGTCGCCGCTTTGTGAATTTCCCTTATGAACTCGTGCCTAAGCTGTATGACGCACTCTTCGACGAGGTTTCCTGGGCAACAGAAGATGAGGTAACTTTATGTTCTGAATCACCTTATTTTCTGTCTATTTTGACTCGGATAATGAACTTGCAACTGTGTCTGCATGGCTTAAGCCAACAAAAGAACTTCGGGACTCCTTCCGGTTCAAGCAGTACCTGTTGGTTGTCAGAATGCTCGAGGTGAGAATTATATTCTGTTTCCCCTTTCTATTGCCTAGCCTGGTACCAATTGCATTGAATGTTTAAAGGGGCATGTTTCCATGCTCAGTGGAGTAGAACCATGTAGGATGATGTGTTGATCAACAATATCCAATATTTCTATCCCCCTGTATGTGAATGGGTGTTCATTTTGTTGTGGATTGCTTTGGTCATTACTCACTCGTCGATTGCTGCGTGCAGAGGAAAACCCCTGCAAAACATAAATCAAAGAAGAGcaaagatgatgatgaacctgttatcTATCCAAAGTTAGAAGATGAAATTTTTCACAAGGTATCAAAGGATGCTATTCAGGTGTTTGATGTTTGTATTTCTTTTATGATGCTAACAGATTCTTTCTTCTTCAGCTTAGCTCATGGTCTTTCACTTTTCCAATACGTTCTGAGCAGTCAGCTCAACAGGAGGTCAgttgcattttatcatttgctGCTTTGTTATCTTGAAATATGCAATGTCGACTGGTTCTATTGTCTGTATGGTACTTTTAGTTGGTATTTGGATTGCATGACATCACTCATATCATGTCCTTAGAAACTGGAGAAAATACtagtagccaaagccaaagaatgTGAAGTTGGAACTTTTGTTTCTTGTCACCGTGTCTTGAACTTTTGTTTTTGTTAGTTTTTGTTATAGTCCCTCTTGATGATTTTGTTTGTAATCTGCCTCCCGATGGTTATTTGTAATTTGCAATTGGTGTCAAAAGATGAATGTTTCAAATGATATGTAGCATATAACTACCTGTTTGTGAAAATTGGAAGTTGTTCCTAGACTGAACTTGCTGGCTCTTCACGCAGATGAAAGATTACAAAGAGATGGGCTTAGTGATGGCAATTAAAGCTGACGTAGTTCCAAAGTTCCGAAAGAAGTTGGAAGATTTGGTGTCCGAGTAGTCCTTTGCGTAACTGACCAATGTGGAATTTTGCTGCTGTCCACATGGTTTGAATTGATGTCAGGAACGACTGTGATTCTGACTGTGAAGCACGAATGGTGGTACTGTTTTTTGGTGTTGATTTGCAACAAGGATTCATCCATGAACTAATCAAATGAAGAGATTTTGAGTTGTTATCCTAGTACATGTTTTATTGATAAGCAACATTGTTTAGCTCATGTGGATTGTGAGACACTATGCACAACACCAGGTTGGGATTTCCGTTTGATACATATGTATCTTTTTTTTCGTGCTTACATCAGAATGATTGTTgcgatcttaggccttgtttagatatacacaaaactttacaagattccctatcacattgaatcttacagcacatatatagaacattaaatatagataaaaaataactaattacacagtttacctgtaaattacgagacgaatcttttaagtctagttgcttcatgattggataatgtttgtcaaataaaaacgaaagtgctacggtgtcaaaatccaaaaagtttttagatctaaacaaggccttagtaaagTAGGGGGTGTttgtgaattttttttattttgactactaaaacattttcgtttgtatttaacaattattgtttaatcataaactaactagacttaaaagattcgtctcgtaaattacaagtgaattatataattagttatttttatctatatttaatgctctatgtatatgCTGTAAAATTAGATGTGACGAAAAAGCATGAAAAGtctttgcaaaaattttggaacacgCAGCCCCCGAAGCACAAACAGGATCGAATGTTATCAGACCATAACGATGGGTTCTGGTCTTGTCGGTAGCTGCAGCAacagcttaggccttgtttacttccacccaaatatttaaaaaaaatttaagattcttcgtcacatcgaatcttttagacgtatgtatggagtattaaatatatacgaaaataaaaattaattacatactttggtcgaaattgacgagacaaatcatttgagcctaattaatcgttggataataattatcacaaacaaataaaaatgctacagtgtcgcgaaatttttcacCTCACCAACTAAATGGACCACTCATGTTAGTTCACTCGCAATGGGAATTTTATATTACAGTTTTCAACGCATCTAGTGTAGAAAAGTTTTATCCCATAAGATTAGTCTCAATAATGTTTAATTAGAGTTTTATGAATATTAAATATGTTGATACGACATTATATTAATaaaaagagagatgataagagtttcacaCTGTTTTCCAAAACATAGATGTGTTGGAAACTAGGTCATGAAATCCCTACTGAGGATGGCCTAAAACTATCTTTACTCTCATAACACTTCTATCAtatctctctttattaatatagtgtcagagcatctccaagagattaggcAATTCATTTTCTAAAGATAAAATTTGGCTATTGTTGAAGGAAAAACGTCTCCAACAAACTCTGTAAATGACTCTTCAAATTTAGTACCTCTTTATCCCACCTTATTCGCTCTCTACTTTTGGATAGCCTACCTCACTAGTCATCCTTTATAGAGGCTCTTGGAgtactctaatatttttttgtcaaatctattttagagaatatctaaatcagtaaatttggctagtctttttggctaatctcttgaagatgctctcATATCAGCATATTTAAAGTCCATGAAACTCTAACAAAACTCTAAGGCTGACCTTGTaaccatatatatatttaaatcTTTTTCTTGTGTGTTCATTATAAAAGTTTACAATTTACAATTTCATATTCGTCATTTAAATAAGTTAAGCGCACATTCTTCCTCAAGATTGATAAATTAAGCCATTTTGAATAAgctttgggtcaaacattggaaatataaattatgcataacttttaagtcgtttaggccttgtttagttcgcgaaaaattttagattttcactactgtagcactttcgtttttatttggcaattactgTTCAATcagggactaactaggatcaaaagattttgtcttgcaaattacaggtgaactgtgcaattagttatcttttttatctatatttaatgcttcatgcatgtgccgcagaatttgatgtgatggtgaatcttgaaaaattttaggaactaaacaaggccttagtttgaaaatatgaaaaccacataaatagatttatcttcaaaactattttttaaaacatatacatatatcaaatttcaataaatatttttataagaatAAGAAGTCAAAATTATGCTTTAGAGACCATGTCGCTGTCTAAAACGACTTTTTTACCAAAAAGGGAGTAGGTGTCGCTGATTTAAACTTTTTTGCTTTTCACACCACTTCTATCAGATTTATCTCTAATAGTGTCAAACTATGGTGTGAAAAGTCTGAATGTGTTATTATCCTTTTTAATGTCTCaatgacttcaaataaaaaactcaaaactgaACGTTTTAGATCTCAGATCTATAATTAAAATATCTTTATTTGACTCCATACAAAAATTGTGATTATAATATCTTTTTTTATGAAATCAAATGAAGATACTTGTATATGAAATTGGTAAAACTCGAGAAATCTATAACCTTTTAGCTCTGAAACTCAAATCTAAGATTATTTTTTTACTTTTTCACCCAACGCCATTAGgttagcatctccaagagttttgcataattgacttagcatttgttgttgtttgcaaactcccaaaacaaaatacaaagtctaaaaataagccatctccaagggttttgcataaTTGACTTAGCATTTACCAAAAGTGGACCCAGATGCGATTTTTTTCCGTGTGGCGTGTGGTCCCGCGCGGTCGACTTCTTCGCGCGCCTAGGTACCCGCGCCGCCAGTTGTTTTTGCACGATGGAGTCGGTCGCGATCGGCAGCGGACGACAGTGCGTGGAGGGCCCGTGCTCGCGATGGAGTCCCTCGCGACTTCGATTGCCTGCGGATGGCAGCGCGTGGAGGGCTGGGGGGTTTCTATCGCAAACGATGGAACATATATGGCGCGAAGAAAAATCCGGATCGCGCGGGGGACCGGGAGACACGCACGATCGGGCTTTTGCCGAGCCATCCGTGGCTCGGCAATTATGTcaagtttgctctctcatttacGAAGTCGGTCAAAATGCAAACTCCAAATACAAAACTGTTGGGTACATCATTTTGTGATTTTTGGCAAATTAAAAGAATGCAAATcccaaatgcaaaactgttggagatacaAAGTAACGTGGGAGGTAGAAAAGAAAAGTTAAGATCAACTGCACAGTGTCTATTCTAACTTCTTTTAAGGACTCATAAAATTATAAACTTTTAtaagagcatccccaaccgttttgcaaataagctttgcattcatgtatttgcaaaaaagtcttgaaaacacttatccaacggtttggcatttagactttgcaattttgttaacttggcaaaaagagaggaaggattggcatatatgccaaacctgTTCACACTTAGCATTGGTAAATTGGCGCgaagtgattaatgccaaaccattggagattgcctcttttcacctttgccatatttttttgagacttgacaaactccctcatttgccaaaccaattatgcaaaacggttgAGGATGCTCGACATAGGAAAAAAACAATGTATTTATTAGCCCATAAACCCTAAACCGAGATTTTGCAAGAATTGCCCACCCCGCAGCAAAAATGCTGCAAGGCCGGCCCTCCTCCGGCTGAACACCGCCGCCGTCCTTCCCACCGCCATGCTTCGCCTCCCCCTATGCCCCATCCCGCCACCCGCCTCCCCCTCTCCCTCCGCCGTCTCA contains:
- the LOC8061394 gene encoding protein BCCIP homolog isoform X2, encoding MPGGRKRPAPFAGFSPFARSLIFSASTSSCPKALPLPDASTSDADAETPRQDNMPRPPSKRAKLTEPSSDEVEDRGSSGSEEESFSTSGSDDGEDSSEELETVQADFAFFDPKPSDFHGVRLLLKTYLDSKPWDLTGFVDLILAQTTVGTVVKLADDDDEEGEGNGAEKANSSNNTDDDDLFGLISVLNLGRHAEQKCIKDLKEYLLAVCADKGTKKQLRSLLEDKASSVGLLVCRRFVNFPYELVPKLYDALFDEVSWATEDEPTKELRDSFRFKQYLLVVRMLERKTPAKHKSKKSKDDDEPVIYPKLEDEIFHKLSSWSFTFPIRSEQSAQQEMKDYKEMGLVMAIKADVVPKFRKKLEDLVSE
- the LOC8061394 gene encoding protein BCCIP homolog isoform X1, giving the protein MPGGRKRPAPFAGFSPFARSLIFSASTSSCPKALPLPDASTSDADAETPRQDNMPRPPSKRAKLTEPSSDEVEDRGSSGSEEESFSTSGSDDGEDSSEEVTAYLELLETVQADFAFFDPKPSDFHGVRLLLKTYLDSKPWDLTGFVDLILAQTTVGTVVKLADDDDEEGEGNGAEKANSSNNTDDDDLFGLISVLNLGRHAEQKCIKDLKEYLLAVCADKGTKKQLRSLLEDKASSVGLLVCRRFVNFPYELVPKLYDALFDEVSWATEDEPTKELRDSFRFKQYLLVVRMLERKTPAKHKSKKSKDDDEPVIYPKLEDEIFHKLSSWSFTFPIRSEQSAQQEMKDYKEMGLVMAIKADVVPKFRKKLEDLVSE